The following proteins are encoded in a genomic region of Enterocloster clostridioformis:
- a CDS encoding recombinase family protein codes for MRIQMIEPKKAAKPKRKRVCAYARVSTDSRKQGESLENQISAYERSIRSNPAYEFVGVFADQGISGYCGNRPEFQKMIQKAKAGEIDLIITKSISRFARNTTVLLEVTRELRQLGVAIYFEEQNINTLSGDGEMMLTVLASFAEEESRSISENNKWSIRKRFERGEYMINTSRFMGYDKDEFGELIINAKEAMVVQFLADMYLLGVGSSRLAQLLKFLEIPTVSGGKWTAGTITGMFKNEKYKGDFHLQKYYTPEGRRNQTVRNRGEVQSYYMEDSYPAILSAEQWDRLQEKMKENRRDRSTTQDNPSKYQNRYPLTGMLYCPHCGRTLRRRQGYKKRIEWLCSTYIEEGKQACPGVRIPDESASRQNITEPTVAEEVVKDGKKHYRYTAKEKFDSREREENTAPEAPGSGVLPGEYRSRRAAIKL; via the coding sequence ATGAGGATACAGATGATCGAACCGAAAAAGGCTGCAAAACCGAAGCGGAAGCGTGTATGCGCATATGCAAGGGTTTCCACGGACAGCAGAAAACAGGGCGAATCTTTGGAAAACCAGATATCCGCTTATGAGCGTTCCATTAGGTCTAATCCGGCATATGAGTTTGTTGGGGTGTTTGCAGACCAGGGAATCTCCGGATACTGCGGAAACCGTCCGGAATTCCAGAAAATGATCCAAAAAGCAAAAGCAGGGGAGATTGACCTGATTATTACAAAGTCCATCTCCCGGTTTGCCAGAAACACAACCGTGCTTCTGGAAGTGACACGGGAGCTGCGTCAGTTGGGTGTTGCTATTTATTTTGAAGAACAGAATATCAACACGTTATCCGGGGACGGCGAGATGATGCTCACTGTCCTCGCTTCTTTTGCGGAGGAAGAAAGCAGAAGCATATCAGAGAACAATAAATGGTCCATTCGGAAGCGGTTTGAGCGTGGGGAATACATGATCAACACCAGCCGTTTCATGGGATATGACAAAGACGAATTCGGGGAGCTTATTATAAATGCGAAGGAAGCCATGGTGGTGCAGTTTCTGGCGGATATGTACCTTTTGGGAGTGGGGAGCAGCCGTCTGGCACAGTTATTGAAGTTTCTGGAAATCCCGACAGTGAGTGGGGGAAAATGGACTGCCGGAACGATTACCGGAATGTTCAAGAATGAGAAATACAAGGGTGATTTCCACCTGCAGAAATATTATACACCGGAAGGCAGACGGAACCAGACCGTGAGGAACCGTGGGGAAGTCCAAAGCTATTATATGGAGGACAGCTATCCGGCGATTTTAAGCGCAGAGCAGTGGGACAGGCTTCAGGAGAAAATGAAAGAAAACCGCAGGGATAGAAGTACCACGCAGGATAATCCCTCGAAATACCAGAACAGGTATCCGCTGACCGGAATGCTGTATTGCCCGCATTGCGGACGGACGCTCCGGCGCAGGCAGGGATACAAAAAGAGGATCGAGTGGCTGTGTTCCACTTACATTGAGGAAGGAAAACAAGCATGTCCGGGGGTAAGGATTCCGGATGAATCCGCATCCCGGCAGAATATTACAGAGCCAACGGTGGCAGAGGAGGTTGTAAAGGATGGCAAGAAACATTACCGTTATACCGCCAAAGAAAAATTCGACAGCAGGGAAAGGGAAGAAAACACAGCGCCGGAAGCTCCGGGTAGCGGCGTACTGCCGGGTGAGTACAGATCAAGAAGAGCAGCTATTAAGCTATGA
- a CDS encoding recombinase family protein, whose amino-acid sequence MVIPERVKQVAYYYRTTHRDHGYEKYIEPGKTALEERYGVVKKKEHFFWDEGSGADGSRKEFLRLMEEVKKGHIHVVVTRDGS is encoded by the coding sequence ATGGTGATACCGGAAAGAGTGAAGCAGGTGGCATATTATTACCGGACAACACACCGTGACCATGGATATGAGAAATATATAGAACCGGGAAAAACAGCATTGGAAGAACGGTATGGCGTGGTTAAGAAAAAAGAACATTTCTTTTGGGACGAAGGTTCCGGCGCAGACGGCAGCCGTAAGGAATTCCTGCGGCTGATGGAAGAGGTCAAAAAAGGGCATATCCATGTGGTAGTGACCAGGGATGGGTCATGA
- the ltrA gene encoding group II intron reverse transcriptase/maturase has translation METKLARISQLSSEHPEMVFTSIGHLINKELLKECHKEMDGKKAVGIDGITKEDYEVNLEENLDELIRKMKKKAYKPKPAKRVEIPKENGKTRPLSISCYEDKLVQEALRRILEAVFEPHFYEEMMGFRPGRNCHMALRRLNGMLEREKTNWVLDADIKGFFDHLDHEWIVKFIESRIKDPTIIRLVRRMLKAGIMRDFRYEETEEGAGQGSDCSPVIANIYMHYVLIWWFREKVQPVMRGYAGLVVYADDFVGCFQYKSDAEIFYEHLKRRMKYFGLELEESKTRLIESGRFAESNRKDRGKGRPETFTFLGFTHYCSHGRTGKFRVKRKTSKKKLAKKSREINAMIRDMRFLEINRIVKKLNEVLTGYYHYYGITDNSRSLNSFNNVVWFRLFYWLNRRSQRRSYTKEGYKELMRQFPLVRPRIYVSIYG, from the coding sequence ATGGAAACGAAATTGGCGAGAATATCACAGTTGTCAAGCGAACATCCGGAAATGGTATTTACGTCCATAGGGCATCTGATTAATAAAGAGTTACTGAAAGAATGCCACAAGGAGATGGATGGAAAGAAAGCGGTAGGAATTGATGGAATTACCAAAGAGGACTACGAAGTAAATTTGGAAGAAAACTTAGATGAATTAATCAGGAAAATGAAGAAGAAGGCATACAAGCCCAAACCGGCAAAACGGGTGGAAATACCAAAAGAAAATGGAAAGACCCGCCCGCTCAGTATATCCTGCTATGAGGATAAGTTAGTACAGGAAGCGCTAAGGCGAATACTGGAAGCAGTGTTCGAGCCCCATTTCTACGAAGAAATGATGGGATTCCGCCCAGGAAGGAACTGCCACATGGCATTAAGGAGACTGAATGGGATGCTGGAAAGGGAAAAGACGAATTGGGTGCTGGACGCAGACATTAAAGGGTTTTTCGACCATTTAGACCATGAATGGATAGTAAAGTTCATAGAATCGCGGATAAAAGACCCGACCATTATCAGACTGGTAAGACGGATGCTGAAAGCGGGAATCATGAGAGATTTCAGATATGAGGAGACAGAAGAAGGGGCAGGCCAAGGCTCGGACTGCTCCCCGGTCATAGCCAATATATATATGCACTATGTGCTGATATGGTGGTTCAGGGAGAAAGTACAGCCAGTGATGAGAGGATATGCGGGGCTGGTAGTCTATGCGGATGATTTTGTGGGATGCTTCCAATATAAATCAGATGCAGAAATATTTTATGAACACTTAAAGCGCAGAATGAAGTACTTTGGACTAGAATTGGAGGAAAGCAAGACAAGGTTGATTGAATCTGGCCGATTCGCAGAAAGTAACCGGAAAGACCGGGGAAAAGGGAGGCCGGAGACGTTCACATTCCTGGGATTCACGCATTACTGTTCGCATGGCAGGACGGGAAAGTTCAGAGTAAAGAGGAAAACCAGTAAGAAAAAGCTTGCAAAGAAAAGCAGGGAAATAAACGCCATGATAAGAGACATGAGGTTTCTGGAGATAAACAGGATAGTAAAGAAACTAAATGAAGTACTGACTGGTTATTATCATTATTACGGAATTACTGACAATTCAAGAAGCCTGAACTCATTCAATAATGTGGTATGGTTTAGGTTATTCTACTGGCTGAACAGAAGAAGTCAGAGAAGGAGCTATACGAAGGAAGGATATAAGGAACTAATGAGACAGTTCCCGCTTGTGCGGCCACGTATTTATGTCAGTATATACGGATAA
- a CDS encoding DUF3788 domain-containing protein — protein sequence MTWMEVYPAHRQPDMEQIGRYIASPYWQQLLAWLEDTFHISPRIEYSRCSMQGGWNVKYKKGSRAVCTLYPEEGYFICMVSVGAKEAPEAELALNGCTAYVRQLYHDTAPFNGGRWMMIEVRDGDVLEDVKELIGIRMRKKRSV from the coding sequence ATGACATGGATGGAGGTATACCCGGCTCACAGGCAGCCGGACATGGAGCAAATCGGAAGATATATAGCAAGTCCCTACTGGCAGCAGCTTTTGGCCTGGCTGGAGGACACATTTCATATATCCCCCAGGATTGAGTACAGCAGATGCTCCATGCAGGGAGGATGGAACGTAAAGTATAAGAAGGGATCCAGGGCGGTCTGCACATTGTATCCTGAGGAAGGGTATTTTATCTGCATGGTGTCGGTGGGGGCAAAGGAAGCCCCGGAGGCAGAACTGGCACTTAACGGCTGTACTGCTTATGTCCGTCAGTTGTATCATGATACCGCTCCTTTTAATGGGGGAAGATGGATGATGATAGAGGTAAGGGACGGGGACGTACTGGAGGATGTGAAGGAATTGATTGGAATTCGGATGCGGAAGAAACGGAGTGTTTAA
- a CDS encoding tyrosine-type recombinase/integrase has protein sequence MDKYLNSFREMISLRGLTDHTLKNYCTYIRAYLDYLANVLHKSPEDVSWDELRDYIKWLQKSRDLSDRTINCAISQLRFFTMYVLHKTWDDTQLPMRKFDEYLPYVPSKQETWQFISSIPDLKQKTMVTLMYSSGLRIGEVCRLRYEDVDRKNMRLHITHSKNRNDRYAILSKAALDLLTRYWFEYGRPKGFLFPKQSGEDRPIDTFFLSRHIHAHEDRLGWERRLTCHSFRHAFGTHLYENGTDLLTIKALMGHKSLSSTTIYVHLSGNAIRNAVSPFDRLAGEYHE, from the coding sequence ATGGACAAATATTTAAATTCTTTCAGGGAAATGATTTCCCTTCGCGGTCTTACCGACCATACCCTTAAAAATTACTGTACTTACATCCGGGCGTATCTGGATTACCTCGCAAATGTTCTTCACAAATCGCCAGAAGATGTTTCCTGGGATGAACTTCGTGACTACATCAAATGGCTACAGAAATCCAGAGACCTTTCTGACCGCACCATCAACTGTGCCATTTCACAACTGCGCTTTTTCACCATGTATGTTCTTCACAAAACATGGGATGACACACAGCTTCCCATGCGTAAGTTTGACGAGTACCTTCCCTATGTTCCCTCGAAACAGGAAACATGGCAGTTTATTTCTTCCATACCTGATTTAAAGCAGAAGACTATGGTTACACTCATGTATTCCTCAGGGCTTCGTATCGGTGAAGTATGCCGTCTGCGTTACGAGGATGTTGACCGCAAAAACATGCGGCTTCACATCACACACTCCAAAAACAGGAATGACCGCTATGCCATTCTTTCTAAAGCGGCACTTGACCTGCTGACACGCTACTGGTTTGAATACGGCAGACCAAAAGGCTTTCTTTTTCCAAAGCAAAGTGGCGAGGACAGACCCATCGACACATTCTTCCTTTCAAGACACATCCATGCCCATGAGGACAGGCTCGGATGGGAACGCAGGCTTACCTGTCATTCCTTTCGTCATGCTTTTGGTACCCATCTGTATGAAAACGGAACCGACCTGCTTACCATAAAAGCGCTTATGGGACATAAATCTTTGTCTTCCACCACTATTTATGTCCATCTTTCCGGTAATGCCATCCGCAATGCCGTCAGCCCTTTTGACCGATTGGCAGGTGAATACCATGAGTGA
- a CDS encoding IS91 family transposase, whose protein sequence is MSDYKIRQIFEQSYEAFSAPGHYQSDVQRKAARAILNCKSGRLGVNLSQCTDCGHVEVHNNSCRNRNCPNCQAVKKEIWVDKRSAEVIDSPYFHVVFTLPHELNPLIYCNQKLLYGLLHRCCAETLLELSADKKWLGATPGIIQVLHTWNQELDYHVHMHCIVSGGGLTGDGKIRKSSSKFFIRTEVLRDKFKGKYMAHLVSLYESGSLNFSSSCENLRNSYHWKEFKNKLYEMDWCPYIKKTFNGFGNVIEYLGRYIHKIAISNSRILSVTEDTVTFSARGKKPGEPKRQITLGNTEFIRRYLMHVLPSGFQKIRYYGFLNNRMKYKNLKVIFKLQNGQRFKQRYAGMSLAELLKAVWNFDICVCPECGHTAMKQLGRCHVPSS, encoded by the coding sequence ATGAGTGATTACAAAATCAGGCAGATATTTGAGCAGTCCTATGAAGCTTTCTCAGCACCGGGGCACTATCAGTCGGATGTCCAACGCAAAGCCGCCCGAGCCATCTTAAACTGCAAATCCGGAAGGCTTGGTGTCAACTTAAGTCAGTGTACCGACTGTGGGCATGTGGAAGTCCACAATAATTCCTGCCGCAACCGCAACTGCCCCAACTGTCAGGCTGTGAAGAAAGAAATCTGGGTAGATAAACGCAGTGCTGAGGTCATTGATTCACCCTATTTTCATGTAGTGTTTACACTTCCACATGAATTAAATCCCCTCATTTACTGCAACCAGAAGCTTCTGTATGGACTTCTTCACAGATGCTGCGCCGAAACACTTCTGGAATTATCTGCTGATAAGAAGTGGCTCGGGGCAACACCCGGGATTATCCAAGTACTTCATACTTGGAATCAGGAGCTGGATTACCATGTACATATGCACTGCATTGTTTCCGGCGGCGGGCTTACCGGAGATGGAAAAATCCGTAAATCCTCATCTAAGTTTTTTATCCGTACGGAGGTCCTGCGGGATAAGTTTAAGGGGAAATATATGGCACACCTTGTCTCCCTTTATGAAAGCGGCTCCCTTAACTTTTCATCCTCCTGTGAAAACCTGCGTAATTCTTACCACTGGAAGGAATTTAAAAATAAGCTTTATGAAATGGACTGGTGCCCCTACATCAAGAAAACCTTCAACGGCTTCGGCAATGTCATTGAATACCTTGGACGCTACATCCACAAAATCGCCATCTCTAACAGCAGGATCCTTTCTGTTACGGAAGATACGGTAACATTCTCTGCCCGTGGAAAAAAGCCGGGTGAACCAAAACGTCAGATTACTCTTGGCAACACGGAGTTTATACGCCGTTACCTGATGCATGTGCTGCCTTCCGGCTTTCAGAAAATACGCTATTATGGTTTTCTGAACAATCGGATGAAATATAAGAATCTGAAGGTTATCTTTAAGCTTCAGAATGGACAGCGTTTCAAGCAGCGTTACGCCGGAATGTCCCTGGCAGAGCTTTTAAAAGCAGTCTGGAATTTCGATATCTGTGTGTGTCCTGAATGTGGTCATACAGCCATGAAACAGCTGGGAAGGTGTCATGTTCCTTCTTCCTGA
- a CDS encoding 5-formyltetrahydrofolate cyclo-ligase, translated as MALEELNTSEDRKRALRREIKAAVAALDKGYTKEADLQIFRHVAGLPEYEQAGTLFCFVGTSSEIDTAPILEDALRRGKRVGVPRCISRGIMEVREIRSLRDLEAGKYGIMEPGAHAPVIQAEEINLAIVPCMSCSHDGRRLGYGGGYYDRYLGRTRAVKAVICRERIMRADIPVEPHDQMMDMVISEKGVRRLVGQ; from the coding sequence ATGGCTTTGGAAGAACTGAATACATCAGAGGACCGGAAAAGAGCATTGCGCCGGGAGATAAAAGCTGCGGTTGCGGCGCTGGATAAAGGGTATACAAAGGAGGCGGACCTTCAAATATTCCGGCATGTGGCCGGTCTGCCGGAATATGAACAGGCGGGCACCCTGTTCTGCTTTGTGGGAACCAGCAGTGAGATTGATACAGCGCCCATACTGGAGGATGCCTTAAGGAGGGGAAAACGGGTGGGGGTTCCCAGGTGCATCTCCAGAGGGATTATGGAAGTACGTGAAATCAGGAGCCTTCGGGATTTGGAGGCAGGAAAATACGGTATAATGGAACCGGGAGCACATGCTCCGGTTATACAGGCGGAGGAAATCAATCTGGCCATTGTGCCATGCATGTCATGCAGCCACGACGGCAGGCGGCTGGGGTACGGCGGCGGGTACTATGACCGCTATCTGGGCAGGACCCGGGCCGTGAAGGCAGTCATATGCAGGGAACGGATCATGCGCGCGGACATACCTGTGGAGCCCCACGACCAGATGATGGATATGGTGATATCGGAAAAAGGAGTCAGGCGGTTGGTGGGTCAGTGA
- a CDS encoding heavy-metal-associated domain-containing protein: MSTAIICAVLIVIAIIGIKSYAKKLTSGCCGASSQPSVKKIKVRDKDKSHYPYSRILKVDGMSCGNCACHVENALNSLEGVWAQVDLEKGEALVRMKQEHGNNELKQAVKDAGYVVYNIEESSELSNR; encoded by the coding sequence ATGTCAACAGCTATTATATGCGCTGTCCTGATTGTCATTGCAATCATTGGAATCAAGAGCTATGCCAAAAAACTAACCTCCGGGTGCTGCGGAGCCTCCTCCCAGCCATCGGTGAAAAAAATCAAAGTCAGGGATAAGGATAAATCACACTATCCCTATTCACGGATTCTCAAGGTGGACGGCATGTCCTGCGGTAATTGTGCCTGCCATGTGGAAAACGCCCTCAACAGCCTGGAAGGGGTGTGGGCCCAGGTGGACCTGGAAAAGGGCGAGGCCCTGGTGCGGATGAAACAGGAGCATGGTAACAATGAGCTCAAACAGGCTGTTAAGGACGCGGGATACGTGGTTTATAATATAGAAGAAAGTTCTGAGCTTTCAAACAGGTAA
- a CDS encoding glycine betaine uptake BCCT transporter, protein MKDKNQVFVVSLAITIIMAIWAVAFNANFTVVSNSAYSFLTNNFGWLYLMAMTAFVIFSVAIAFSKWGKIKLGPDDSKPEYSTVSWFAMLFGAGMGVGLVFWGISEPLAHFSNPIPGIEAGTEAAANFAIRSSYMHWGLHPWANYCIIGLGLAYFQFRKGKPGLISSIFEPLIGEKGINGWVGKTIDVLAVFATVAGVVTSLGLGVMQINAGLNYLFGIPTTLVIQIIIIAVISVIYIWSAVDGISRGIKIISDANLYIAIGLITVTFLVGPKLEILNNLTNGLGQYLQNFFGDSLMINNYGDNNWVGAWRVFYWAWWIAWAPFVGSFIARISKGRTIREFIAGVVLAPALGSILWFAIMGSLGLHLGMDGTLSVAQLADIASKPETGLFIVMGKYPLGMILCVVSLILLCTFFITSANSGTFVLAMFSSKGDLNPKNGRKVLWGVVQSLLAVGLLIAGGLKPLQTISLAAAFPFIFIMLFAGAALVKALMKEK, encoded by the coding sequence ATGAAAGACAAAAATCAGGTATTCGTAGTTTCATTAGCAATAACCATTATCATGGCAATATGGGCGGTTGCCTTTAATGCCAACTTTACAGTTGTTTCAAATTCGGCATATTCATTTCTGACCAATAATTTCGGCTGGCTTTATCTTATGGCCATGACCGCATTTGTTATTTTTTCAGTTGCCATTGCTTTCAGCAAATGGGGAAAGATTAAGCTTGGACCGGATGACTCCAAGCCGGAATATTCCACCGTATCCTGGTTTGCCATGCTGTTTGGGGCAGGCATGGGAGTGGGTCTGGTATTCTGGGGAATCTCTGAGCCGCTGGCACATTTCTCAAACCCGATTCCCGGAATTGAGGCCGGTACGGAAGCTGCCGCAAACTTTGCCATACGTTCCAGCTATATGCACTGGGGACTTCATCCGTGGGCAAACTACTGCATCATTGGACTGGGTCTTGCCTATTTCCAGTTCCGCAAGGGAAAACCGGGCCTTATCAGCTCCATATTTGAACCCCTTATCGGTGAAAAGGGAATCAACGGATGGGTGGGAAAGACCATCGACGTACTGGCGGTGTTCGCCACTGTTGCGGGTGTTGTTACTTCCCTTGGACTGGGCGTCATGCAGATTAATGCAGGACTTAACTACCTGTTTGGCATTCCGACGACCCTGGTGATTCAAATTATTATCATTGCGGTAATAAGCGTTATCTATATCTGGTCTGCTGTTGACGGCATCAGCCGCGGTATTAAGATCATTTCCGACGCTAACTTATATATTGCCATTGGCCTGATCACTGTTACATTCCTGGTAGGGCCAAAACTTGAGATTCTTAACAACCTGACAAACGGACTGGGGCAGTATCTGCAGAACTTTTTTGGGGACAGCCTCATGATTAACAATTACGGTGACAATAACTGGGTTGGAGCATGGAGGGTGTTCTACTGGGCATGGTGGATTGCATGGGCTCCATTTGTGGGATCGTTCATTGCCCGTATCTCCAAGGGCAGGACGATTCGGGAATTCATCGCAGGCGTGGTGCTGGCACCGGCTCTGGGGTCCATTCTCTGGTTTGCCATTATGGGAAGCCTGGGTCTGCATTTGGGTATGGACGGTACGCTTTCCGTTGCCCAGCTGGCGGATATTGCAAGCAAGCCTGAGACGGGACTGTTCATTGTTATGGGCAAGTACCCTCTGGGAATGATTCTGTGCGTGGTATCCCTCATACTGTTGTGTACATTCTTCATTACCTCGGCAAACTCCGGTACCTTTGTGCTTGCCATGTTCTCCTCCAAGGGAGACTTAAATCCCAAGAACGGAAGAAAGGTGCTGTGGGGCGTTGTACAGTCTCTTCTGGCTGTGGGACTTCTGATTGCGGGAGGATTAAAACCCCTTCAGACCATTTCACTTGCAGCGGCATTCCCCTTTATATTCATTATGCTGTTTGCGGGGGCGGCCCTTGTTAAGGCATTGATGAAAGAGAAATAG
- a CDS encoding glycine/betaine/sarcosine/D-proline family reductase selenoprotein B, giving the protein MKNVICYINQFFAGIGGEDKADYEPEVRDGVMGPTAAINQMLAEIDARVTTTIICGDNFMSTHRDEAIERILTALKGREFDLFLAGPAFQAGRYGVACGEIGKAVSAKFGVPVITSMHAENPGVEMFKKDMYIMMGSHSAASMKKDAGAMVKLADKLLKGQTPEGPDAEGYYARGIRHQVWREDGVAAADRAVDMLIAKATGQPYQSELIIPKKDLVPIAPALKDLKHARIALANTGGIVPVDNPDRIQSASATRWGRYDISKLDRLESGEFKTIHAGFDPAAANADPNVIMPVDVMREFLNEGKYGSLHDYFYSTVGTGTTQGEARRMAKEIIPLLKEDHVDAVIMVSTUGTCTRCGSTMVKEFERAGFPVVLMCNLLPVAQTVGVNRMVPTISIPYPLGNPSTSREEQHLLRRSRVEAALDALATDIKKQTIFKVEI; this is encoded by the coding sequence ATGAAGAACGTTATCTGTTATATCAATCAGTTCTTCGCGGGCATTGGCGGAGAAGACAAGGCTGATTACGAACCGGAAGTCAGAGACGGCGTCATGGGACCCACAGCAGCCATTAACCAGATGCTGGCAGAGATTGACGCCCGGGTTACCACAACCATTATCTGTGGTGACAACTTTATGAGCACACACAGAGATGAAGCCATTGAAAGGATTCTGACCGCATTAAAGGGCAGGGAGTTTGATCTTTTCCTGGCCGGACCGGCCTTCCAGGCAGGCCGCTACGGTGTTGCCTGCGGCGAGATTGGAAAGGCGGTTTCCGCCAAGTTCGGCGTACCGGTCATCACATCCATGCACGCGGAGAACCCCGGCGTTGAGATGTTTAAGAAGGATATGTACATCATGATGGGCAGCCATTCCGCAGCCAGCATGAAGAAGGATGCAGGCGCCATGGTAAAGCTGGCTGATAAGCTGTTAAAGGGCCAGACACCGGAGGGACCGGACGCAGAAGGGTATTATGCAAGAGGAATCCGGCATCAGGTATGGCGTGAGGACGGCGTGGCGGCAGCAGACCGCGCAGTGGATATGCTCATTGCCAAGGCTACAGGACAGCCCTATCAGTCTGAGCTGATTATTCCTAAGAAGGACCTGGTACCCATTGCACCGGCTCTTAAGGACTTAAAGCATGCCAGGATTGCATTGGCCAACACCGGCGGTATTGTTCCTGTGGACAATCCGGACAGGATTCAGTCCGCATCTGCAACACGCTGGGGCAGATATGACATCTCCAAGTTGGACCGCTTAGAGAGCGGTGAGTTTAAGACAATCCACGCGGGCTTTGACCCGGCGGCTGCCAACGCGGACCCCAACGTCATCATGCCTGTGGATGTTATGAGGGAATTCCTGAATGAGGGCAAATATGGTTCCCTCCACGATTATTTCTATTCAACCGTAGGAACCGGAACCACACAGGGAGAGGCCAGAAGAATGGCCAAGGAAATCATACCGCTTCTGAAGGAGGACCATGTGGACGCCGTTATCATGGTCTCCACCTGAGGGACCTGTACTCGTTGCGGGTCAACGATGGTAAAAGAATTTGAGCGCGCAGGCTTCCCTGTTGTACTTATGTGTAACCTTCTTCCGGTTGCCCAGACGGTTGGTGTAAATCGTATGGTTCCAACCATATCCATACCATATCCTCTCGGCAATCCTTCCACCTCCAGGGAGGAGCAGCATCTGCTCCGCCGATCCAGAGTGGAGGCAGCGCTGGATGCTCTGGCTACAGATATTAAAAAGCAGACGATTTTCAAAGTAGAAATCTAG